In a single window of the Ooceraea biroi isolate clonal line C1 chromosome 8, Obir_v5.4, whole genome shotgun sequence genome:
- the LOC105274817 gene encoding elongation of very long chain fatty acids protein AAEL008004, producing the protein MAQIVQTIYDGYRDLMDNKSDPRVNNWMLMSSPFPTLCICLFYAYFVKVLGPKLMENRKPFDLRRVMICYNLFQVIFSSWLFYEAFVSGWGGQYSFKCQPVDYSTRPIAMRMARGCWWYYFSKFIEFTDTIFFVLRKKNNHISTLHVIHHGVMPMSVWFGVKFTPGGHSSFFGFINTFVHVVMYSYYLLAACGSRIQPYLWWKKYLTALQMIQFVLVMVHAFQLLFVDCNYPKAFVWWIGMHAVMFLFLFRQFYNETYKKKSKMSSKQRSKTLKYDEQQETQKGRDDKENNSNDNGMIYANQYKMVTGYISDSGLRNRVFIDNRGFDE; encoded by the exons ATGGCGCAAATAGTGCAAACGATTTACGATGGCTATCGAGACCTGATGGACAACAAAAGTGATCCTAGGGTCAACAACTGGATGCTAATGAGTAGCCCGTTTCCCACGCTGTGTATCTGCCTGTTTTACGCATATTTCGTTAAAGTTTTGGGACCAAAGCTGATGGAAAACCGCAAGCCTTTTGATCTCAGAAGAGTAATGATATGCTACAATCTCTTTCAAGTAATATTCTCTTCGTGGCTCTTTTATGAG GCTTTCGTTAGTGGCTGGGGTGGACAGTATTCCTTCAAATGTCAGCCAGTCGATTACTCAACTAGACCCATAGCGATGCGCATGGCTCGGGGATGTTGGTGGTATTACTTTTCCAAGTTTATTGAGTTCACAgacacgatctttttcgtgtTGAGGAAAAAGAATAATCACATCAGTACCCTCCATGTCATTCATCACGGCGTTATGCCGATGTCCGTCTGGTTCGGAGTTAAATTCACCCCCG GTGGTCACAGCAGTTTCTTTGGCTTTATAAATACTTTCGTGCACGTCGTAATGTACTCGTACTATCTTCTGGCGGCATGTGGATCGCGAATACAACCATATCTATGGTGGAAGAAATATCTGACAGCTCTGCAGATGATCCAGTTCGTCTTGGTGATGGTTCACGCGTTCCAACTACTCTTCGTCGATTGTAACTACCCGAAGGCCTTCGTTTGGTGGATCGGCATGCACGCCGTAatgttcctcttcctcttccgtcAGTTCTACAATGAAACGTACAAAAAGAAGAGCAAGATGTCGAGCAAACAGAGATCGAAAACTCTGAAATACGATGAGCAACAAGAAACGCAAAAGGGACGAGACGACAAGGAGAACAACTCTAACGACAATGGCATGATATACGCAAACCAGTACAAGATGGTCACCGGCTACATCTCGGACAGCGGCTTGAGAAATCGCGTATTCATCGACAATCGAGGTTTCGACGAATGA